A genomic window from Cryobacterium sp. SO2 includes:
- a CDS encoding alpha-E domain-containing protein, with product MLSRIAESLFWIGRYIERSDGTARILDVHLQLLLEDPWIEENLACRSLLHLMGSPVPPDRDLTRKDVLATLAADRTHPASIAYSLGAARENARRAREIVSTELWECLNTTYTKMPKNIASAKTHDFFGWVRERAALAVGIVESSASRDDAWHFFTLGRSLEQADMTARLLATRSLTENSGPSWTTILRSCGAYESYLRTYRGVPSARNAAEFLLLDRLFPRSIVFSISRAEQCLQELEPRTDRVGVSDSSARILGQIRSQLEYRPIMEILNDLPGHMDMVQDATSTASESIGHRYFPTSAVPTWTGEAS from the coding sequence ATGCTGAGCCGCATCGCCGAGAGCCTGTTCTGGATCGGCCGCTACATCGAACGCAGCGACGGCACCGCGCGCATCCTGGATGTGCACCTGCAGCTGCTGCTCGAAGACCCGTGGATCGAGGAGAACCTCGCCTGCCGGTCGCTGCTGCACCTGATGGGCAGCCCGGTGCCGCCGGACCGGGACCTCACCCGCAAGGATGTGCTGGCCACCCTGGCGGCCGACCGCACGCATCCGGCCTCGATCGCGTACTCGCTCGGCGCCGCCAGGGAGAACGCCAGGCGGGCCAGGGAGATCGTCTCGACCGAGCTCTGGGAGTGCCTGAACACCACGTACACGAAGATGCCGAAGAACATCGCCAGCGCCAAGACTCACGACTTCTTCGGCTGGGTGCGCGAACGCGCCGCCCTGGCCGTGGGCATCGTGGAGTCCAGCGCCAGCCGCGACGACGCCTGGCACTTCTTCACCCTCGGCCGCAGCCTCGAGCAGGCCGACATGACCGCACGCCTGCTGGCGACGCGGTCGCTGACCGAGAACAGCGGGCCGTCCTGGACCACGATCCTGCGCTCCTGCGGGGCGTACGAGTCGTACCTGCGCACCTACCGCGGGGTGCCGAGCGCGCGGAACGCCGCCGAGTTCCTGCTGCTGGACCGCCTGTTCCCGCGGTCGATCGTGTTCTCGATCTCCCGCGCCGAGCAGTGCCTGCAGGAACTGGAACCGCGCACCGACCGGGTGGGCGTCTCCGATTCGTCGGCGCGCATCCTCGGCCAGATCCGCAGCCAACTGGAGTACCGCCCGATCATGGAGATCCTGAACGACCTGCCGGGGCACATGGACATGGTGCAGGATGCCACCAGCACGGCGTCCGAGTCGATCGGGCATCGGTACTTCCCGACCAGCGCTGTACCGACCTGGACGGGGGAGGCCTCGTGA
- a CDS encoding transglutaminase family protein yields MKRLRIRHTTGYRYDGEVATSYNEARMLPVTSPEQFVLYSNLDITPVSSNHNYLDYWGTRVSSFEVLTPHAELTLTANSLVEVSPREHPVHPLSWEELATAVARSTSSVEHSWQTPLTEPPADVVASAAEIAARLDPCDAALEICRFVGENMAYVQGVTGVKTNAGEAWADKRGVCQDITHVALGALRSVGIPARYVSGYLHPKPQAAIGETVTGESHAWVEWFCGEWRGYDPTNLIDIGDRHVGVGRGRDYNDIAPLRGVYAGTGGSQLFVKVEITRES; encoded by the coding sequence GTGAAGCGCCTGCGCATCCGGCACACCACCGGCTATCGCTACGACGGCGAGGTGGCCACCTCCTACAACGAGGCCAGGATGCTGCCCGTCACGTCGCCCGAGCAGTTCGTGCTCTACTCCAACCTCGATATCACCCCGGTGTCGAGCAACCACAACTACCTGGACTACTGGGGCACCAGGGTGTCGTCGTTCGAGGTGCTCACCCCGCACGCCGAGCTCACCCTCACCGCCAACAGCCTCGTGGAGGTGTCGCCGCGAGAGCACCCGGTGCATCCGCTGAGCTGGGAGGAACTGGCCACGGCCGTCGCCCGGTCGACCTCGTCGGTCGAGCACTCCTGGCAGACCCCGCTCACCGAGCCGCCGGCGGATGTGGTGGCCAGCGCCGCGGAGATCGCCGCGCGCCTCGACCCGTGCGATGCGGCGCTGGAGATCTGCCGTTTCGTGGGCGAGAACATGGCGTACGTGCAGGGTGTCACCGGGGTGAAGACCAACGCGGGGGAGGCCTGGGCCGACAAGCGCGGCGTCTGCCAGGACATCACCCACGTGGCGCTCGGCGCACTCCGCTCGGTGGGCATCCCCGCCCGGTACGTCTCCGGCTACCTGCACCCCAAGCCGCAGGCCGCGATCGGTGAGACCGTGACGGGCGAATCGCACGCCTGGGTGGAATGGTTCTGCGGCGAGTGGCGCGGCTACGACCCCACCAACCTGATCGACATCGGGGACCGGCACGTGGGCGTCGGCCGAGGCCGCGACTACAACGACATCGCCCCGCTGCGCGGCGTCTACGCCGGCACCGGCGGGTCGCAGCTGTTCGTGAAGGTGGAGATCACCCGGGAGTCGTGA
- a CDS encoding ATP-binding cassette domain-containing protein: protein MMVLLSLVGSGAIVLTRLADPNDAVLHALAESWPLTSIVTLAAPALSGLLGVGLGLLLSADRGGRDDAVLRNLVLTGCALCLSWAAIVSALWFAVAIGLGPVASDVVDADAGMAGNPGQGVLNYLLIPAVAVVFGSAAVIAVHVRATARSVSGEQFLQTMRSRGLPTTALVGRRVLRRSALPILAVLAAELVVAFGCALAAQAVLASPAPGGALSLNVPAQGLPVVLALVLVGAVGIVVAGVPAAARFGAARFGAARFGAARFGAARFGTARFTPAQFAPSQVAPLEFAPSQPPALPGPAVQRGSAATLPDYQPAAAGTLPSTSFRAADFLDIRDLGFTPAGSTDVSQGAGISLTVQRGETLAVIGDASSGTSTLCLAIAGLLPAGVPVRSGSILVDGHELVGLPERDFSRLRGHLIGYLAAPGPHRLDPRARLGRQVLTLLARQPLASRSGLRQAAADLFASVGIEKPEAVLRAYPYEVSAETAQRVLLAGVLAPRPQLLVAHDPTLGLDAAAETEFLDLLHAVRREAGFTLIVSSARVELAVRCDRVAVMSSGTIVEHASVGELFTAPQHPHTRLLLAEREARRAPAQR from the coding sequence ATGATGGTCCTGCTGTCCCTGGTGGGCAGCGGCGCCATCGTGCTGACGCGGCTCGCCGATCCGAACGACGCCGTGCTCCACGCCCTGGCCGAATCCTGGCCGTTGACGTCGATCGTGACCCTCGCGGCACCCGCGCTGTCCGGCCTCCTCGGGGTGGGCCTGGGGCTGCTGCTGTCGGCCGACCGAGGCGGGCGGGACGACGCCGTCCTGCGGAATCTCGTGCTCACCGGATGCGCGCTGTGCCTGTCCTGGGCGGCCATCGTGAGCGCCCTGTGGTTCGCCGTCGCGATCGGACTCGGCCCCGTCGCCTCCGACGTGGTCGATGCCGACGCAGGGATGGCGGGGAACCCCGGCCAGGGAGTGCTGAACTACCTGCTCATCCCGGCCGTGGCCGTCGTGTTCGGATCCGCGGCCGTCATCGCCGTGCACGTGCGCGCCACGGCGCGCAGCGTGTCCGGGGAGCAGTTCCTGCAGACCATGCGCAGCCGGGGCCTGCCCACCACCGCTCTCGTGGGGCGGCGGGTCTTGCGCCGGTCCGCCCTGCCCATCCTGGCGGTTCTGGCCGCCGAACTCGTCGTGGCGTTCGGCTGCGCGCTGGCCGCGCAGGCCGTGCTCGCGTCCCCCGCCCCAGGCGGCGCACTTTCATTGAACGTGCCCGCCCAGGGCCTGCCGGTGGTGTTGGCTCTGGTCCTGGTGGGCGCCGTGGGCATCGTCGTCGCCGGGGTGCCGGCTGCGGCCCGGTTCGGCGCGGCCCGGTTCGGCGCGGCCCGGTTCGGCGCGGCCCGGTTCGGCGCGGCCCGGTTCGGCACGGCCCGGTTCACGCCGGCACAGTTCGCACCGTCACAGGTCGCACCGTTGGAGTTCGCACCGTCGCAGCCGCCCGCGTTGCCGGGCCCCGCGGTCCAGCGCGGCTCCGCGGCGACCCTGCCGGACTACCAGCCGGCGGCAGCCGGCACCTTGCCGTCCACGTCCTTCCGCGCGGCCGACTTCCTCGACATCCGCGACCTCGGCTTCACCCCTGCGGGCAGCACGGATGTCTCGCAGGGCGCCGGCATCAGCCTCACCGTGCAGCGCGGGGAGACTCTCGCGGTGATCGGCGACGCGTCCTCCGGCACCTCCACCCTCTGCCTCGCCATCGCGGGGCTGCTGCCGGCTGGAGTTCCGGTGCGCTCGGGGTCGATCCTCGTGGACGGCCACGAGCTCGTGGGCCTGCCAGAGCGGGACTTCAGCAGACTCCGCGGTCACCTGATCGGCTACCTGGCCGCGCCCGGGCCGCATCGCCTGGATCCGCGGGCCCGCCTCGGGCGGCAGGTGCTGACCCTGCTCGCACGGCAGCCGCTGGCATCGCGCTCCGGCCTCCGGCAGGCCGCCGCGGACCTGTTCGCCAGTGTCGGCATCGAGAAACCGGAGGCCGTGTTGCGGGCCTACCCGTACGAGGTCTCGGCCGAGACGGCCCAGCGTGTGCTGCTCGCCGGCGTGCTCGCACCCCGGCCGCAGCTGCTGGTCGCCCACGACCCCACCCTCGGGCTCGACGCGGCCGCCGAGACGGAGTTCCTCGACCTCCTGCATGCCGTGCGCCGCGAGGCGGGGTTCACCCTCATCGTCTCCTCGGCCCGGGTGGAGCTGGCCGTGCGCTGCGACAGGGTCGCGGTGATGAGCTCGGGCACCATCGTGGAACACGCTTCGGTCGGTGAGCTCTTCACGGCTCCGCAGCATCCGCACACCCGGCTGTTGCTCGCGGAGCGTGAGGCACGCCGGGCACCGGCACAGCGCTGA
- the aceA gene encoding isocitrate lyase, with translation MTNPTAATPASGPAASGYTGTRPGDQTQTAAELALEWAADPRWEGVRRDYTAEDVIALRGAVREERTLARRGAEKLWELIHQNGTPENPEWVAALGALTGNQAVQQVRAGLKAIYLSGWQVAADANLSGQTYPDQSLYPANSVPAVVRRINNALLRAGQIEGAEAVASGADATNNGAGIDWLAPIVADAEAGFGGPLNAYELMASMIEAGAAGVHWEDQLASEKKCGHMGGKVLVPTGQHIRTLNAARLAADVAGVPTIIIARTDSLAATLITSDIDERDGAFLTGGRTAEGFYDTANGPDVVIARGLAYAPYADLLWVESSEPDLALAQRFAKEIHAQFPGKKLAYNCSPSFNWKSHLNDEQIAAFQRELAACGYAFQFITLAGFHALNHSMFTLAKDYSERQMSAYVDLQEAEFASEADGYTATRHQREVGTGYFDRIATALNPTSATLALAGSTEAEQF, from the coding sequence ATGACGAACCCCACCGCAGCCACCCCCGCATCAGGCCCCGCTGCATCCGGCTACACCGGCACCCGCCCCGGCGACCAGACCCAGACGGCCGCGGAGCTCGCCCTGGAATGGGCCGCAGACCCCCGCTGGGAGGGCGTGCGCCGCGACTACACCGCCGAGGACGTGATCGCCCTGCGCGGAGCCGTGCGGGAAGAGCGCACCCTGGCCCGCCGCGGCGCCGAGAAGCTCTGGGAGCTGATCCACCAGAACGGCACGCCGGAGAACCCCGAGTGGGTCGCCGCGCTCGGCGCCCTCACCGGCAACCAGGCCGTGCAGCAGGTGCGGGCCGGGCTCAAGGCCATCTACCTGTCCGGCTGGCAGGTCGCCGCCGACGCGAACCTGTCCGGCCAGACCTACCCCGACCAGTCCCTCTACCCGGCCAACTCGGTGCCGGCGGTCGTGCGGCGGATCAACAACGCGTTGCTGCGGGCCGGCCAGATCGAGGGGGCGGAAGCCGTCGCATCCGGCGCCGACGCCACGAACAACGGCGCCGGCATCGACTGGCTGGCGCCCATCGTCGCCGATGCCGAGGCCGGTTTCGGCGGCCCGCTGAACGCCTACGAGCTGATGGCCTCGATGATCGAGGCCGGCGCGGCCGGCGTGCACTGGGAAGACCAGCTGGCCAGCGAGAAGAAGTGCGGTCACATGGGCGGCAAGGTGCTCGTGCCCACCGGCCAGCACATCCGCACCCTCAACGCGGCCCGGCTGGCGGCGGATGTCGCGGGCGTGCCCACGATCATCATCGCCCGTACCGACTCGCTCGCGGCCACCCTCATCACGAGCGATATCGACGAACGCGACGGCGCCTTCCTCACCGGCGGCCGCACCGCCGAGGGGTTCTACGACACCGCGAACGGCCCGGACGTGGTGATCGCCAGGGGACTGGCCTACGCGCCGTACGCCGACCTGCTCTGGGTGGAGAGCAGCGAGCCAGACCTCGCCCTGGCCCAGCGTTTCGCGAAAGAGATCCATGCGCAGTTCCCCGGCAAGAAGCTGGCCTACAACTGCTCCCCGTCGTTCAACTGGAAATCCCACCTCAACGACGAGCAGATCGCCGCGTTCCAGCGCGAACTCGCCGCCTGCGGCTACGCCTTCCAGTTCATCACCCTGGCCGGCTTCCACGCCCTCAACCACTCCATGTTCACCCTGGCCAAGGACTACTCCGAGCGTCAGATGAGCGCATACGTCGACCTGCAGGAGGCCGAATTCGCCTCAGAGGCCGACGGCTACACCGCCACCCGCCACCAGCGGGAGGTGGGCACCGGCTACTTCGACCGGATCGCCACCGCGCTCAACCCCACCAGCGCCACCCTCGCGCTGGCCGGCTCCACCGAGGCCGAACAGTTCTGA
- the aceB gene encoding malate synthase A, whose product MTTPPLSTAPRTDSRVSTSSTTGTSSTTGTSPTTGRAFGETSTGSFATIRPHLEITGELGDRYDEILTPEALEFLAELHDRFAGTRHDLLAARLQTRVDAANGRDPRFLPQTAHIRDDPSWRVAGPGPGLENRRVEITGPTDRKMAINALNSGAAVWLADQEDATSPTWANVIEGQLTLSDAVRGTLSYDGPDGKAYRVTGAPSDRHDGATPGSTPTIVMRPRGWHLVEKNLTFVDRANRRMPASGSLVDFGLYAFHNAHRLVENGSGPYFYLPKLESHLEARLWNDIFSHTEDHLDLGHGTIRATVLIETIQAAFEMDEILYELRDHCAGLNAGRWDYIFSIIKTFRARGRRFVLPDRKEITMTVPFMRSYTELLVATCHRRGAYAIGGMSAFIPNRRDPAVTARALEQVAADKRREAHDGFDGTWVAHPDLIPTARAEFDAVLGRSPNQLERTRDDVEVTAADLLDVASAGGQITEAGVRDNVRIALCYIESWLRGVGAAAIDNLMEDAATAEISRSQVWQWIHDNSALADGRRIDADWVAGLVAEEMAALPRTTGDRFDDALEVFRSSALEPEFPTFLTVAAYARYL is encoded by the coding sequence ATGACCACCCCACCACTCTCAACAGCACCGAGAACCGATAGCCGGGTCTCGACAAGCTCGACCACCGGGACCAGCTCGACCACCGGGACGAGCCCGACTACCGGGCGCGCATTCGGTGAGACGAGTACCGGCAGTTTCGCCACCATCCGCCCGCACCTCGAGATCACCGGCGAGCTCGGCGACCGCTACGACGAGATCCTCACACCGGAGGCCCTCGAGTTTCTCGCCGAGCTGCATGACCGTTTCGCCGGCACCCGGCACGACCTGCTGGCCGCCCGGCTGCAGACCCGGGTTGACGCCGCCAACGGCCGCGACCCGCGGTTCCTGCCGCAGACCGCGCACATCCGAGACGACCCGAGCTGGCGGGTGGCCGGCCCCGGCCCCGGGCTGGAGAACCGCCGGGTGGAGATCACCGGACCGACCGACCGCAAGATGGCGATCAATGCGCTCAACTCCGGCGCGGCAGTGTGGCTGGCCGACCAGGAGGACGCCACCAGCCCCACCTGGGCGAACGTGATCGAGGGCCAGCTCACCCTGTCCGACGCCGTGCGTGGCACCCTGTCGTATGACGGCCCCGACGGCAAGGCGTACCGGGTCACCGGCGCCCCTTCCGACCGGCACGACGGCGCGACTCCCGGGTCCACGCCCACGATCGTGATGCGGCCGCGCGGCTGGCACCTGGTGGAGAAGAACCTCACCTTCGTCGACCGGGCCAACCGACGGATGCCGGCCTCCGGCAGCCTGGTCGACTTCGGCCTCTACGCCTTCCACAACGCGCACAGGCTGGTGGAGAACGGCTCTGGGCCGTACTTCTACCTGCCCAAGCTCGAGAGCCACCTCGAGGCGCGGCTGTGGAACGACATCTTCAGCCACACCGAGGACCACCTCGACCTCGGCCACGGCACGATCCGGGCCACGGTGCTGATCGAGACGATCCAGGCCGCGTTCGAGATGGACGAGATCCTCTACGAACTGCGCGACCACTGCGCGGGCCTGAACGCCGGGCGCTGGGACTACATCTTCAGCATCATCAAGACCTTCCGGGCCAGGGGCCGCCGGTTCGTGCTGCCCGACCGCAAGGAAATCACCATGACGGTGCCGTTCATGCGCTCGTACACCGAGCTGCTCGTGGCCACCTGCCACCGGCGCGGGGCGTACGCCATCGGTGGGATGAGCGCCTTCATCCCCAACCGGCGCGACCCCGCGGTCACGGCCCGGGCGCTCGAGCAGGTGGCCGCCGACAAGCGGCGCGAGGCGCACGACGGTTTCGACGGCACCTGGGTGGCGCATCCGGACCTCATCCCCACGGCCAGGGCAGAGTTCGACGCCGTGCTTGGGCGTAGCCCCAACCAGCTGGAACGCACCCGCGACGACGTTGAAGTCACCGCCGCCGACCTGCTTGATGTGGCCTCCGCCGGCGGCCAGATCACCGAGGCCGGGGTGCGCGACAACGTGCGCATCGCCCTCTGCTACATCGAGTCCTGGCTGCGCGGTGTGGGCGCGGCAGCCATCGACAACCTGATGGAGGACGCCGCCACCGCGGAAATCTCTCGGTCGCAGGTCTGGCAGTGGATCCACGACAACTCGGCACTCGCCGACGGTCGCCGGATCGACGCCGACTGGGTGGCCGGACTGGTGGCCGAGGAAATGGCGGCACTGCCCCGCACGACCGGAGACAGGTTCGACGACGCCCTCGAGGTTTTCAGGTCGTCGGCGCTCGAACCCGAGTTCCCGACGTTCCTCACGGTGGCCGCGTACGCCCGCTACCTGTAG
- a CDS encoding helix-turn-helix domain-containing protein yields MVTVDLPAASATPSRAPAGAAESEGGLDAITLGRRIRDQRHRLGLTLDTLAAAVDRAPSQISMIENGKREPRLSMLRLIAAALDTTVDDLLRTDAPSPRAALEIAVERAQRGPVFPALGLPRLRVGPGQPDETLQTILTLHNEIERLHRERAATPEEARRANAQLRAEMRARDNYFPDLEAQALELLTAVGHSGGPVSQQVVADMAAHLGFSLHYVGDLPHSTRSVTDKRNGRIYLPTEQSTSRDSRSPILQAFASHLCGHHEPESYAEFLRQRVETNYLTAAILLPETDTLRLLNDAKAARRISLEDLRDAFSVSYETAAHRFTNLATARLGIPVHFMKVHESGTIIKAYENDDVQFPSDALGAVEGSTVCRSWTARTVFDVPDRFSPWYQYTDTPAGTFWCTSRIEKAKEGDYSVSVGVPFAHVNWFRGRETTNRAVSRCPDESCCRRAPDELSGRWAGQAWPVARTPTSLLAALPTGTFPGVDPTEVYEFLEAHAPA; encoded by the coding sequence ATGGTCACCGTCGATCTCCCCGCTGCCTCAGCCACCCCGTCCCGCGCGCCTGCCGGCGCCGCCGAGAGCGAAGGGGGTCTCGACGCCATCACGTTGGGCCGCCGCATCCGCGACCAGCGCCACCGGCTCGGCCTCACCCTCGACACCCTCGCCGCGGCCGTGGACCGGGCGCCGTCGCAGATCTCGATGATCGAAAACGGCAAGCGCGAACCGCGTCTCTCGATGCTGCGGCTGATTGCAGCTGCCCTCGACACCACCGTCGACGACCTGCTGCGCACCGACGCCCCCAGCCCGCGCGCGGCGCTGGAGATCGCCGTCGAACGGGCCCAGCGCGGCCCGGTTTTCCCCGCCCTGGGGCTGCCCAGGTTGCGGGTCGGGCCCGGCCAGCCGGACGAGACCCTGCAGACCATCCTCACCCTGCACAACGAGATCGAGCGGCTGCACCGGGAGCGTGCGGCCACCCCGGAGGAGGCGCGCCGGGCCAACGCGCAGCTGCGCGCCGAGATGCGCGCCAGGGACAACTACTTCCCCGACCTCGAGGCCCAGGCGCTCGAGCTCCTCACCGCCGTCGGGCACTCCGGTGGCCCGGTCTCGCAGCAGGTGGTGGCCGACATGGCCGCCCACCTCGGCTTCTCGCTGCACTATGTCGGAGACCTCCCGCACTCCACCCGGTCGGTCACCGACAAGCGCAACGGCCGAATTTACCTGCCCACCGAACAGTCAACGTCGCGCGACAGCCGCTCGCCGATCCTCCAGGCCTTCGCCAGCCATCTCTGCGGGCATCACGAGCCCGAAAGTTATGCGGAGTTTCTGCGACAGCGGGTGGAGACGAATTACCTCACCGCGGCCATCCTGCTGCCGGAGACCGACACGCTGCGGCTGCTCAACGACGCCAAGGCCGCCCGCCGCATCTCGCTCGAAGACCTGCGGGATGCCTTCTCGGTCTCCTACGAGACGGCCGCGCACCGGTTCACCAACCTGGCCACCGCGCGTCTCGGCATCCCGGTGCATTTCATGAAGGTGCACGAGTCCGGCACGATCATCAAGGCCTACGAGAACGACGACGTGCAGTTCCCCAGCGACGCGCTCGGCGCCGTGGAGGGCTCGACGGTGTGCCGCAGCTGGACGGCCCGCACGGTGTTCGACGTGCCCGACCGGTTCAGCCCCTGGTACCAGTACACCGACACCCCGGCCGGCACGTTCTGGTGCACCTCCCGCATCGAGAAGGCCAAGGAGGGCGACTACTCGGTGAGCGTTGGAGTGCCGTTCGCCCACGTCAACTGGTTCCGCGGCCGGGAAACCACCAACCGGGCCGTGTCCCGCTGCCCGGACGAGTCCTGCTGCCGGCGCGCCCCCGACGAGCTCTCCGGGCGGTGGGCCGGCCAGGCCTGGCCGGTCGCGCGCACCCCCACGAGCCTGCTCGCGGCGCTACCCACCGGCACCTTCCCCGGCGTCGACCCCACCGAGGTCTACGAGTTCCTCGAGGCGCACGCCCCCGCCTGA
- a CDS encoding MarR family transcriptional regulator has protein sequence MSIEDDAVEVRAQGWRTLAALHARIETVLERALQAGFDLSVVEFTVLDALSRQHGWHMRMQQLARAAALSSSATTRLVNRLEDRALLTRILCADDRRGIYTELTEAGKALLTRARPAYDEALAGALAAAEEEPELGPLVDALHRLPDLARAAV, from the coding sequence ATGAGCATCGAAGACGACGCCGTCGAGGTTCGCGCGCAGGGCTGGCGCACCCTCGCGGCCCTGCACGCCCGCATCGAGACCGTTCTCGAACGCGCCCTGCAGGCCGGGTTCGACCTCTCGGTGGTGGAGTTCACCGTGCTCGACGCGCTCAGCCGGCAGCACGGCTGGCACATGCGGATGCAGCAGCTCGCCCGGGCCGCGGCCCTGTCCAGCAGCGCAACGACCCGCCTGGTGAACCGGCTGGAAGACCGGGCGCTGCTCACCCGCATCCTCTGCGCCGACGACCGGCGCGGCATCTACACCGAGCTCACCGAGGCCGGCAAGGCCCTGCTGACCCGCGCCCGCCCGGCCTACGACGAGGCCCTGGCCGGGGCCCTCGCCGCCGCGGAGGAAGAGCCCGAGCTCGGCCCCCTCGTCGATGCCCTGCACCGCCTGCCCGACCTGGCCCGCGCCGCCGTCTAG
- a CDS encoding circularly permuted type 2 ATP-grasp protein, producing the protein MVDLFSGYGATSAPPRERGQASAWDEMFPDPSSLSPSEARAAYKDVYSALAKMTQEELRGRTDALASSYLAQGVTFDFAGEERPFPLDAVPRVIEQPEWVRVEAGIKQRVLALEAFLADIYGPQAAVRDGVIPAGLITSSKHFHRQAAGIVSANNVRIQVSGIDLIRDEVGAWRVLEDNVRVPSGVSYVISNRRVMAQTLPELFVSMRVRPVGDYPNKLLQALRASAPAGVDDPNIVVLTPGVFNSAYFEHTLLARLMGVELVEGRDLFCSGGRVWMRTTAGPTRVDVIYRRVDDEFLDPLQFRADSQLGSPGILMAARLGNVTIANAVGNGVADDKLVYTYLPELIKYYLGEDAIIPNVDTWRLEDPLALEEVLDRLDELVVKPVDGSGGKGLVVGPAASKDELETLRQQLLKDPRGWIAQPVVQLSTIPTLVDDGMRPRHADLRPFAVNDGTDVWVLPGGLTRVALPEGELVVNSSQGGGSKDTWVIGLEPDFHSGSARNIQGLVNDQAANTQSISIIPTRTVDHSPQDTPPGGDQDQEQQQQQQRSTTAMTNAATTTAEGTLEC; encoded by the coding sequence ATGGTTGACCTCTTCAGTGGCTATGGCGCTACCTCCGCACCGCCCCGCGAGCGAGGGCAGGCTTCGGCCTGGGACGAGATGTTCCCCGATCCGTCGTCGCTCTCCCCGTCGGAGGCCCGTGCGGCCTACAAGGACGTGTACAGCGCGCTCGCCAAGATGACCCAGGAGGAGTTGCGCGGCCGCACGGATGCGCTCGCCAGCTCGTACCTGGCCCAGGGCGTGACGTTCGACTTCGCCGGCGAGGAGCGGCCGTTCCCGCTCGACGCCGTTCCCCGCGTGATCGAGCAGCCGGAGTGGGTGCGGGTCGAAGCCGGCATCAAGCAGCGCGTGCTCGCGCTCGAGGCCTTCCTCGCCGACATCTACGGACCACAGGCCGCCGTGCGCGACGGCGTCATCCCGGCCGGCCTGATCACCTCCTCCAAGCACTTCCACCGCCAGGCGGCGGGCATCGTGTCGGCGAACAACGTGCGCATCCAGGTGTCTGGCATCGACCTGATCCGCGACGAGGTGGGCGCCTGGCGGGTGCTCGAAGACAACGTGCGGGTGCCCAGCGGCGTCAGCTACGTCATCTCCAACCGGCGCGTGATGGCCCAGACACTGCCGGAGCTGTTCGTCTCGATGCGGGTGCGCCCGGTCGGCGACTACCCCAACAAGCTCCTGCAGGCCCTGCGCGCGTCGGCTCCGGCCGGCGTCGACGACCCGAACATCGTGGTGCTCACCCCCGGTGTCTTCAACTCGGCCTACTTCGAGCACACCCTGCTCGCCCGCCTGATGGGCGTCGAGCTCGTCGAGGGCCGCGACCTGTTCTGCTCCGGCGGCCGGGTGTGGATGCGCACCACCGCCGGACCCACCCGCGTCGACGTGATCTACCGCCGGGTTGACGACGAGTTCCTCGACCCGCTGCAGTTCCGCGCCGACTCGCAGCTCGGCTCGCCGGGCATCCTGATGGCCGCCAGGCTGGGCAATGTGACCATCGCCAACGCCGTGGGCAACGGGGTGGCCGACGACAAGCTCGTCTATACCTACCTGCCCGAGCTGATCAAGTACTACCTCGGTGAGGACGCGATCATCCCCAACGTCGACACCTGGCGGCTCGAAGACCCGCTCGCGCTCGAGGAGGTGCTCGACCGGCTCGACGAGCTCGTCGTCAAGCCCGTCGACGGCTCGGGCGGCAAGGGCCTCGTGGTCGGCCCAGCGGCGTCGAAAGACGAGCTGGAGACCCTGCGCCAGCAGCTGCTCAAGGACCCGCGCGGCTGGATCGCCCAGCCGGTGGTGCAGCTGTCCACCATTCCCACCCTCGTCGACGACGGCATGCGTCCCCGGCACGCCGACCTCCGCCCGTTCGCTGTGAACGACGGCACGGATGTCTGGGTGCTGCCCGGCGGCCTCACCCGGGTGGCGCTGCCCGAGGGCGAACTCGTGGTGAACTCCAGCCAGGGCGGCGGGTCGAAGGACACCTGGGTGATCGGGCTCGAACCTGACTTCCACAGCGGGTCGGCCCGCAACATCCAGGGCCTGGTCAACGACCAGGCGGCGAACACGCAGTCGATCTCGATCATCCCGACCCGCACTGTCGACCACTCCCCGCAGGACACCCCGCCGGGCGGCGACCAGGATCAGGAACAGCAACAACAACAGCAACGCAGCACCACCGCCATGACCAACGCCGCCACCACCACCGCAGAGGGGACCCTCGAATGCTGA